The following are encoded together in the Meriones unguiculatus strain TT.TT164.6M chromosome 16, Bangor_MerUng_6.1, whole genome shotgun sequence genome:
- the Ttbk1 gene encoding tau-tubulin kinase 1 isoform X2 has protein sequence MSGGGEQADILPANYVVKDRWKVLKKIGGGGFGEIYEAMDLLTRENVALKVESAQQPKQVLKMEVAVLKKLQGKDHVCRFIGCGRNEKFNYVVMQLQGRNLADLRRSQPRGTFTLSTTLRLGKQILESIEAIHSVGFLHRDIKPSNFAMGRLPSTYRKCYMLDFGLARQYTNTTGDVRPPRNVAGFRGTVRYASVNAHKNREMGRHDDLWSLFYMLVEFAVGQLPWRKIKDKEQVGMIKEKYEHRMLLKHMPSEFHLFLDHIASLDYFTKPDYQLIMSVFENSMKERGIAENEAFDWEKAGTDALLSTSTSTPPQQNTRQTAAMFGVVNVTPVPGDLLRENTEDVLQGEHLSDQENAPPVLPGRPPDGLGPSPHLVPHPGGPEAEVWEETDVNRNKLRINIGKTPCVEEEQSRGVGVPSSPVRAPADSPTTPVRSLRYRRVNSPESERLSTAADGRVELHERRSRMDLPGSPSRQACSSQPAQMLSVDTGHVDRQASGRMDVSASVEQEALSNAFRSVPLAEEEDFDSKEWVIIDKETELKDFPPGAEPSTSGTTDEEPEELRPLPEEGEERRRLGTEPAVRPRGRGMQTLAEEDLRQMLPQPAPPQLSQADGRSETSQPPTPGSPSHSPLHSGPRPRRRESDPTGPQRQLEEDRLSGHSLPRYSPLRRLASSVFSSSTLETEHYPHPGGGGSSGSSGSLIQRSRSAESSPVRAPHRRHAPLAAGNHRLVPSVLRISRSQLQQVFSVAPSFEVNGLPRAVPLGLPYQDFKRDLSDYRERARLLNRVRRVGFSHMLLTSSQAPLAPFQPQANGKEGEEEEEEEEEEEEEGEEEEEEEEEEEEDEEEEEAGALGEVLGPRSGSSSEGSERSTERSQEGAPSTLLADDQKEARGRASMADGDLEPEEGSKTLVLVSPGDMKKSPVTAELAPDPDLGTLAALTPQHERPQPTGSQLDVSEPGTLSSILKSEPKPSGPGAGPGVGLVAPGAGVIAVTSSPFTKVERTFVHIAEKSHLNVMSSGGQASRPEELSAGGELGLEMLSEGGIAEQGPPVPLENGVALSGLDGTETESCALSGPPGETPSDVVTDLLPHGPALADGPVPASPLEPIAKKGTTISPSRHALPGSRPRSRIPVLLSEEDTGSEPSGSLSAKERWSKRARPQQDLARLVMEKRQGRLLLRLASGASSSSSEEQRRASETLSGTGSEEDAPASEPTAALPRRALTTRSRIPRPISVSTSTESQQLPGRPQGAASSDTAITSRLQLQKPSGSATAVDLRPKKSTSRGPGRAQVSRPAAPPRSSGLPASTARHPGGSSRSQSLSRKESSSPSHQARTGVLPPRGVLQARSQPEVSPGGPKKGPKGKQLQTQRAAAKGRAAVSEGRLGTR, from the exons atgagtgggggaggggagcaggccGACATCCTGCCGGCCAACTACGTGGTCAAAGATCGCTGGAAGGTG CTCAAAAAGATCGGGGGCGGGGGCTTTGGTGAGATCTACGAGGCCATGGACCTGCTGACCAGGGAGAATGTGGCCCTCAAGGTGGAATCAGCCCAACAGCCTAAGCAGGTCCTCAAGATGGAGGTGGCTGTGCTCAAAAAACTCCAAG GGAAGGACCACGTGTGCAGGTTCATTGGCTGCGGCAGGAACGAGAAGTTCAACTACGTGGTGATGCAGCTCCAG GGGCGGAACCTGGCCGACCTGCGCCGCAGCCAGCCGAGGGGCACCTTCACGCTGAGCACCACGCTGCGGCTGGGCAAGCAGATCCTGGAGTCCATCGAAGCCATCCACTCCGTGGGCTTCCTGCACCGCGACATCAAGCCG TCCAACTTTGCCATGGGCCGGCTGCCGTCCACCTACCGGAAGTGCTACATGTTGGACTTCGGGCTGGCCCGGCAGTACACGAACACCACGGGGGACGTCCGGCCT CCTCGGAATGTGGCCGGGTTCCGGGGGACCGTCCGATACGCCTCGGTCAATGCCCACAAGAACCGG GAGATGGGCCGCCATGATGACCTGTGGTCCCTCTTCTACATGCTGGTGGAGTTTGCGGTGGGCCAGCTGCCCTGGAGGAAGATCAAGGACAAG GAGCAGGTGGGCATGATCAAGGAGAAGTACGAACACCGGATGCTGCTGAAGCACATGCCGTCGGAATTCCACCTCTTCCTGGACCACATCGCCAGCCTCGACTACTTCACCAAGCCTGACTACCAG TTGATCATGTCGGTGTTTGAGAACAGCATGAAGGAGCGAGGCATTGCTGAGAATGAGGCCTTTGACTGGGAGAAGGCAGGCACCGATGCCCTCCTGTCCACGAgcacctccaccccaccccagcagAACACCCGGCAGACAGCAGCCATGTTTGG AGTGGTCAACGTGACGCCGGTGCCCGGGGACCTGCTGCGTGAGAACACTGAGGACGTGCTGCAGGGAGAGCACCTGAGCGACCAGGAGAACGCACCGCCGGTCCTGCCCGGGAGGCCTCCGGACGGATTGGGCCCTAGTCCCCACCTGGTCCCCCACCCCGGGGGGCCTGAGGCCGAAGTGTGGGAGGAGACAGATGTCAACCGCAACAAACTGCGCATCAACATCGGCAAA ACCCCCTGTGTGGAGGAAGAGCAGAGTCGAGGAGTAGGGGTCCCCAGCTCCCCGGTGCGTGCCCCCGCGGACTCCCCAACAACTCCAGTACGGTCCCTACGCTACCGGAGGGTCAACAGCCCAGAGTCGGAGAGGCTGTCTACAGCAGCTGATGGCCGGGTAGAGCTGCACGAGAGGAG GTCGAGGATGGATCTGCCTGGCTCACCCTCACGCCAGGCCTGCTCCTCACAGCCAGCTCAGATGTTGTCGGTGGACACAGGCCATGTTGACAGGCAGGCGAGCGGCCGCATGGATGTATCTGCCTCGGTGGAGCAGGAGGCCCTGAGCAACGCCTTCCGCTCCGTGCCGCTGGCTGAGGAGGAAGACTTTGACAGCAAGGAATGGGTCATCATCGACAAGGAGACCGAGCTCAAGGACTTCCCTCCTGGGGCTGAGCCTAGCACGTCAGGCACCACGGATGAAGAGCCTGAGGAGCTGCGGCCTTTGCCCGAGGAGGGCGAGGAAAGGAGGCGCCTGGGGACAGAGCCTGCCGTCAGGCCCCGTGGACGGGGCATGCAGACGCTGGCAGAGGAGGACCTGCGGCAGATGCTGCCCCAGCCGGCACCACCTCAGCTGAGCCAGGCTGATGGCCGGTCAGAGACATCACAGCCACCCACGCCTGGCAGCCCTTCCCACTCGCCCCTGCACTCGGGACCCCGCCCTCGACGGAGAGAGTCGGACCCCACGGGCCCTCAGAGACAG tTGGAGGAGGACAGACTCTCGGGGCACTCCCTCCCGCGGTACAGCCCCCTGCGACGACTGGCGTCCTCCGTGTTCTCCTCCTCCACGCTGGAGACGGAGCACTACCCTCAccccggcggcggcggctcctCGGGCTCCTCCGGCTCCCTCATTCAGCGCAGCCGCTCGGCCGAGAGCAGCCCGGTGCGCGCGCCCCACCGGCGCCACGCGCCCCTGGCCGCCGGCAACCACAGACTCGTGCCCTCGGTGCTCCGCATCTCGCGGTCCCAGCTGCAGCAG GTGTTCTCTGTGGCGCCCTCGTTTGAGGTGAATGGCCTTCCGAGAGCTGTGCCTCTGGGCTTGCCCTACCAGGACTTCAAGAGAGACCTCTCCGACTACCGAGAACGGGCCCGGCTGCTCAACAGGGTCCGGAGGGTGGGCTTCTCCCACATGCTGCTCACCAGCTCGCAGGCGCCGCTGGCTCCCTTTCAGCCTCAGGCCAacgggaaggagggagaagaggaggaggaggaggaagaagaagaagaggaggagggggaggaagaagaggaggaagaagaagaagaagaagaagatgaggaggaggaggaggcaggggccCTTGGGGAGGTGCTGGGGCCTCGAAGTGGCTCCAGCAGCGAGGGGAGCGAGAGGAGCACTGAGCGCAGCCAGGAGGGCGCCCCGTCCACACTGCTAGCTGATGATCAGAAAGAGGCCAGGGGCCGGGCCTCCATGGCTGATGGGGACCTAGAGCCTGAGGAGGGCTCCAAAACGCTGGTGCTCGTCTCTCCTGGTGACATGAAGAAGTCGCCAGTCACTGCCGAACTGGCCCCTGACCCTGATCTGGGCACCTTGGCTGCACTTACCCCGCAGCACGAGCGGCCCCAGCCTACTGGAAGCCAGCTGGATGTATCAGAGCCGGGCACACTGTCCTCCATCCTCAAGTCAGAACCCAAGCCCTCAGGACCTGGAGCAGGGCCTGGGGTTGGGCTGGTGGCCCCTGGGGCCGGGGTCATAGCTGTCACCTCCTCACCCTTCACCAAAGTCGAGAGGACCTTTGTTCACATTGCAGAGAAATCCCACCTCAATGTCATGTCTTCCGGAGGACAGGCCTCCAGGCCAGAGGAGCTGAGTGCTGGGGGCGAGCTGGGCCTGGAGATGCTTTCTGAGGGAGGCATCGCAGAGCAGGGGCCCCCAGTGCCTCTGGAGAATGGCGTGGCTTTGTCAGGGCTGGACGGGACTGAAACGGAAAGTTGCGCCCTGTCAGGCCCTCCCGGGGAAACACCCTCAGATGTGGTCACAGACTTATTACCCCATGGCCCAGCCCTTGCTGATGGGCCAGTCCCCGCATCCCCACTGGAGCCCATCGCCAAGAAAGGGACCACCATCTCTCCCAGCCGCCATGCCCTCCCGGGTTCTCGCCCCAGGAGCCGGATTCCTGTCTTGTTGTCTGAAGAGGATACAGGCTCAGAGCCTTCGGGCTCGCTGTCGGCCAAAGAGCGGTGGAGCAAGAGGGCGAGGCCACAGCAGGACCTGGCTCGGCTTGTGATGGAGAAGAGGCAGGGGCGCCTGCTGCTGCGGCTGGCCTCAGGGGCCTCGTCCTCTTCCAGCGAGGAGCAGCGCCGGGCCTCGGAGACACTCTCAGGCACAGGCTCTGAGGAGGACGCACCTGCCTCCGAGCCCACGGCAGCCTTGCCCAGGCGGGCCTTGACCACCCGGAGCCGGATTCCCCGCCCCATCAGTGTGTCCACATCTACAGAGAGCCAGCAGCTTCCCGGCAGACCTCAAGGTGCGGCCTCGTCTGACACGGCCATCACCAGCAG GCTCCAGCTGCAGAAGCCCTCAGGGTCGGCCACTGCTGTTGACCTCCGTCCCAAAAAGTCCACCAGCCGGGGTCCAGGCCGCGCCCAAGTCTCCAGGCCTGCAGCGCCGCCCCGCAGCTCCGGCCTCCCCGCCTCCACCGCGCGCCACCCCGGCGGGTCCTCGCGGAGCCAGTCCCTGTCCCGCAAAGAGAGCTCCTCCCCCTCGCATCAAGCCCGGACCGGTGTCCTCCCACCCCGGGGGGTCCTCCAAGCTAGATCTCAGCCCGAGGTCTCCCCGGGGGGCCCCAAGAAAGGACCCAAAGGGAAACAACTGCAGACTCAGCGCGCAGCAGCCAAAGGCCGGGCGGCGGTCTCAGAGGGCCGGCTCGGGACCAGATAA
- the Ttbk1 gene encoding tau-tubulin kinase 1 isoform X4 produces the protein MSGGGEQADILPANYVVKDRWKVLKKIGGGGFGEIYEAMDLLTRENVALKVESAQQPKQVLKMEVAVLKKLQGKDHVCRFIGCGRNEKFNYVVMQLQGRNLADLRRSQPRGTFTLSTTLRLGKQILESIEAIHSVGFLHRDIKPSNFAMGRLPSTYRKCYMLDFGLARQYTNTTGDVRPPRNVAGFRGTVRYASVNAHKNREMGRHDDLWSLFYMLVEFAVGQLPWRKIKDKEQVGMIKEKYEHRMLLKHMPSEFHLFLDHIASLDYFTKPDYQLIMSVFENSMKERGIAENEAFDWEKAGTDALLSTSTSTPPQQNTRQTAAMFGVVNVTPVPGDLLRENTEDVLQGEHLSDQENAPPVLPGRPPDGLGPSPHLVPHPGGPEAEVWEETDVNRNKLRINIGKTPCVEEEQSRGVGVPSSPVRAPADSPTTPVRSLRYRRVNSPESERLSTAADGRVELHERRSRMDLPGSPSRQACSSQPAQMLSVDTGHVDRQASGRMDVSASVEQEALSNAFRSVPLAEEEDFDSKEWVIIDKETELKDFPPGAEPSTSGTTDEEPEELRPLPEEGEERRRLGTEPAVRPRGRGMQTLAEEDLRQMLPQPAPPQLSQADGRSETSQPPTPGSPSHSPLHSGPRPRRRESDPTGPQRQVFSVAPSFEVNGLPRAVPLGLPYQDFKRDLSDYRERARLLNRVRRVGFSHMLLTSSQAPLAPFQPQANGKEGEEEEEEEEEEEEEGEEEEEEEEEEEEDEEEEEAGALGEVLGPRSGSSSEGSERSTERSQEGAPSTLLADDQKEARGRASMADGDLEPEEGSKTLVLVSPGDMKKSPVTAELAPDPDLGTLAALTPQHERPQPTGSQLDVSEPGTLSSILKSEPKPSGPGAGPGVGLVAPGAGVIAVTSSPFTKVERTFVHIAEKSHLNVMSSGGQASRPEELSAGGELGLEMLSEGGIAEQGPPVPLENGVALSGLDGTETESCALSGPPGETPSDVVTDLLPHGPALADGPVPASPLEPIAKKGTTISPSRHALPGSRPRSRIPVLLSEEDTGSEPSGSLSAKERWSKRARPQQDLARLVMEKRQGRLLLRLASGASSSSSEEQRRASETLSGTGSEEDAPASEPTAALPRRALTTRSRIPRPISVSTSTESQQLPGRPQGAASSDTAITSRLQLQKPSGSATAVDLRPKKSTSRGPGRAQVSRPAAPPRSSGLPASTARHPGGSSRSQSLSRKESSSPSHQARTGVLPPRGVLQARSQPEVSPGGPKKGPKGKQLQTQRAAAKGRAAVSEGRLGTR, from the exons atgagtgggggaggggagcaggccGACATCCTGCCGGCCAACTACGTGGTCAAAGATCGCTGGAAGGTG CTCAAAAAGATCGGGGGCGGGGGCTTTGGTGAGATCTACGAGGCCATGGACCTGCTGACCAGGGAGAATGTGGCCCTCAAGGTGGAATCAGCCCAACAGCCTAAGCAGGTCCTCAAGATGGAGGTGGCTGTGCTCAAAAAACTCCAAG GGAAGGACCACGTGTGCAGGTTCATTGGCTGCGGCAGGAACGAGAAGTTCAACTACGTGGTGATGCAGCTCCAG GGGCGGAACCTGGCCGACCTGCGCCGCAGCCAGCCGAGGGGCACCTTCACGCTGAGCACCACGCTGCGGCTGGGCAAGCAGATCCTGGAGTCCATCGAAGCCATCCACTCCGTGGGCTTCCTGCACCGCGACATCAAGCCG TCCAACTTTGCCATGGGCCGGCTGCCGTCCACCTACCGGAAGTGCTACATGTTGGACTTCGGGCTGGCCCGGCAGTACACGAACACCACGGGGGACGTCCGGCCT CCTCGGAATGTGGCCGGGTTCCGGGGGACCGTCCGATACGCCTCGGTCAATGCCCACAAGAACCGG GAGATGGGCCGCCATGATGACCTGTGGTCCCTCTTCTACATGCTGGTGGAGTTTGCGGTGGGCCAGCTGCCCTGGAGGAAGATCAAGGACAAG GAGCAGGTGGGCATGATCAAGGAGAAGTACGAACACCGGATGCTGCTGAAGCACATGCCGTCGGAATTCCACCTCTTCCTGGACCACATCGCCAGCCTCGACTACTTCACCAAGCCTGACTACCAG TTGATCATGTCGGTGTTTGAGAACAGCATGAAGGAGCGAGGCATTGCTGAGAATGAGGCCTTTGACTGGGAGAAGGCAGGCACCGATGCCCTCCTGTCCACGAgcacctccaccccaccccagcagAACACCCGGCAGACAGCAGCCATGTTTGG AGTGGTCAACGTGACGCCGGTGCCCGGGGACCTGCTGCGTGAGAACACTGAGGACGTGCTGCAGGGAGAGCACCTGAGCGACCAGGAGAACGCACCGCCGGTCCTGCCCGGGAGGCCTCCGGACGGATTGGGCCCTAGTCCCCACCTGGTCCCCCACCCCGGGGGGCCTGAGGCCGAAGTGTGGGAGGAGACAGATGTCAACCGCAACAAACTGCGCATCAACATCGGCAAA ACCCCCTGTGTGGAGGAAGAGCAGAGTCGAGGAGTAGGGGTCCCCAGCTCCCCGGTGCGTGCCCCCGCGGACTCCCCAACAACTCCAGTACGGTCCCTACGCTACCGGAGGGTCAACAGCCCAGAGTCGGAGAGGCTGTCTACAGCAGCTGATGGCCGGGTAGAGCTGCACGAGAGGAG GTCGAGGATGGATCTGCCTGGCTCACCCTCACGCCAGGCCTGCTCCTCACAGCCAGCTCAGATGTTGTCGGTGGACACAGGCCATGTTGACAGGCAGGCGAGCGGCCGCATGGATGTATCTGCCTCGGTGGAGCAGGAGGCCCTGAGCAACGCCTTCCGCTCCGTGCCGCTGGCTGAGGAGGAAGACTTTGACAGCAAGGAATGGGTCATCATCGACAAGGAGACCGAGCTCAAGGACTTCCCTCCTGGGGCTGAGCCTAGCACGTCAGGCACCACGGATGAAGAGCCTGAGGAGCTGCGGCCTTTGCCCGAGGAGGGCGAGGAAAGGAGGCGCCTGGGGACAGAGCCTGCCGTCAGGCCCCGTGGACGGGGCATGCAGACGCTGGCAGAGGAGGACCTGCGGCAGATGCTGCCCCAGCCGGCACCACCTCAGCTGAGCCAGGCTGATGGCCGGTCAGAGACATCACAGCCACCCACGCCTGGCAGCCCTTCCCACTCGCCCCTGCACTCGGGACCCCGCCCTCGACGGAGAGAGTCGGACCCCACGGGCCCTCAGAGACAG GTGTTCTCTGTGGCGCCCTCGTTTGAGGTGAATGGCCTTCCGAGAGCTGTGCCTCTGGGCTTGCCCTACCAGGACTTCAAGAGAGACCTCTCCGACTACCGAGAACGGGCCCGGCTGCTCAACAGGGTCCGGAGGGTGGGCTTCTCCCACATGCTGCTCACCAGCTCGCAGGCGCCGCTGGCTCCCTTTCAGCCTCAGGCCAacgggaaggagggagaagaggaggaggaggaggaagaagaagaagaggaggagggggaggaagaagaggaggaagaagaagaagaagaagaagatgaggaggaggaggaggcaggggccCTTGGGGAGGTGCTGGGGCCTCGAAGTGGCTCCAGCAGCGAGGGGAGCGAGAGGAGCACTGAGCGCAGCCAGGAGGGCGCCCCGTCCACACTGCTAGCTGATGATCAGAAAGAGGCCAGGGGCCGGGCCTCCATGGCTGATGGGGACCTAGAGCCTGAGGAGGGCTCCAAAACGCTGGTGCTCGTCTCTCCTGGTGACATGAAGAAGTCGCCAGTCACTGCCGAACTGGCCCCTGACCCTGATCTGGGCACCTTGGCTGCACTTACCCCGCAGCACGAGCGGCCCCAGCCTACTGGAAGCCAGCTGGATGTATCAGAGCCGGGCACACTGTCCTCCATCCTCAAGTCAGAACCCAAGCCCTCAGGACCTGGAGCAGGGCCTGGGGTTGGGCTGGTGGCCCCTGGGGCCGGGGTCATAGCTGTCACCTCCTCACCCTTCACCAAAGTCGAGAGGACCTTTGTTCACATTGCAGAGAAATCCCACCTCAATGTCATGTCTTCCGGAGGACAGGCCTCCAGGCCAGAGGAGCTGAGTGCTGGGGGCGAGCTGGGCCTGGAGATGCTTTCTGAGGGAGGCATCGCAGAGCAGGGGCCCCCAGTGCCTCTGGAGAATGGCGTGGCTTTGTCAGGGCTGGACGGGACTGAAACGGAAAGTTGCGCCCTGTCAGGCCCTCCCGGGGAAACACCCTCAGATGTGGTCACAGACTTATTACCCCATGGCCCAGCCCTTGCTGATGGGCCAGTCCCCGCATCCCCACTGGAGCCCATCGCCAAGAAAGGGACCACCATCTCTCCCAGCCGCCATGCCCTCCCGGGTTCTCGCCCCAGGAGCCGGATTCCTGTCTTGTTGTCTGAAGAGGATACAGGCTCAGAGCCTTCGGGCTCGCTGTCGGCCAAAGAGCGGTGGAGCAAGAGGGCGAGGCCACAGCAGGACCTGGCTCGGCTTGTGATGGAGAAGAGGCAGGGGCGCCTGCTGCTGCGGCTGGCCTCAGGGGCCTCGTCCTCTTCCAGCGAGGAGCAGCGCCGGGCCTCGGAGACACTCTCAGGCACAGGCTCTGAGGAGGACGCACCTGCCTCCGAGCCCACGGCAGCCTTGCCCAGGCGGGCCTTGACCACCCGGAGCCGGATTCCCCGCCCCATCAGTGTGTCCACATCTACAGAGAGCCAGCAGCTTCCCGGCAGACCTCAAGGTGCGGCCTCGTCTGACACGGCCATCACCAGCAG GCTCCAGCTGCAGAAGCCCTCAGGGTCGGCCACTGCTGTTGACCTCCGTCCCAAAAAGTCCACCAGCCGGGGTCCAGGCCGCGCCCAAGTCTCCAGGCCTGCAGCGCCGCCCCGCAGCTCCGGCCTCCCCGCCTCCACCGCGCGCCACCCCGGCGGGTCCTCGCGGAGCCAGTCCCTGTCCCGCAAAGAGAGCTCCTCCCCCTCGCATCAAGCCCGGACCGGTGTCCTCCCACCCCGGGGGGTCCTCCAAGCTAGATCTCAGCCCGAGGTCTCCCCGGGGGGCCCCAAGAAAGGACCCAAAGGGAAACAACTGCAGACTCAGCGCGCAGCAGCCAAAGGCCGGGCGGCGGTCTCAGAGGGCCGGCTCGGGACCAGATAA